One region of Kytococcus sedentarius DSM 20547 genomic DNA includes:
- a CDS encoding DUF445 domain-containing protein, which produces MRPDGDALRRMQWVATGLLALAALVFLLTPEGGPWGYLHATAEAAMVGAIADWFAVTALFRHPLGIPVPHTAIIPRRKDEIGAALESFVATNFLTPDTVTERWVQAGVTRRVAGWASDPDHARTVVTEALPALRRALRAADTETVRELAAEQLLPRLAQEPLAPLAGRWLQEVLRTGSHHRLVDLVVDELVSWLEANPDRVQFIVRTRAPWWSPQWVDDAVVSRIHAELLGWTRDVQRTPDHRIRASIDDLLGDLARDLQHDEATAEAMARMQERILTDPSAAGTVAELWEGLATVLTEALADPDGPLPRRLALALADGAGSLAGDPRACEVLDRRSAELVAGLVERHGAEVASVISGTVERWDAHETSRLLESYVGRDLQFIRINGTVVGGLVGFTLHAFSQIL; this is translated from the coding sequence ATGAGGCCCGATGGTGACGCGTTGCGCCGGATGCAGTGGGTGGCCACGGGCCTGCTGGCACTGGCCGCCCTGGTCTTCCTGCTGACCCCCGAGGGCGGCCCCTGGGGCTACCTCCACGCCACCGCCGAGGCCGCGATGGTCGGCGCGATCGCCGACTGGTTCGCGGTGACGGCCCTGTTCCGCCACCCGTTGGGCATCCCGGTGCCGCACACGGCGATCATCCCGCGGCGCAAGGACGAGATCGGCGCCGCCCTGGAGTCGTTCGTGGCCACCAACTTCCTCACCCCGGACACGGTCACCGAGCGTTGGGTGCAGGCCGGGGTCACCCGCCGTGTGGCCGGATGGGCCTCCGACCCCGACCACGCCCGCACCGTGGTCACCGAGGCACTGCCCGCCCTGCGCCGCGCGCTGCGGGCCGCCGACACCGAGACCGTCCGCGAGCTCGCGGCCGAGCAGCTCCTCCCTCGGCTGGCACAGGAGCCGCTGGCGCCGCTGGCGGGCCGGTGGCTGCAGGAGGTGCTGCGCACCGGGTCGCACCACCGCCTGGTGGACCTCGTGGTCGACGAGCTGGTCTCGTGGCTGGAGGCCAACCCGGATCGGGTGCAGTTCATCGTCCGCACCCGCGCCCCGTGGTGGTCGCCCCAGTGGGTCGACGACGCGGTGGTCTCCCGCATCCACGCCGAGCTGCTGGGCTGGACGAGGGACGTCCAGCGCACCCCCGACCACCGCATCCGCGCCAGCATCGACGACCTGCTGGGTGACCTCGCCCGCGACCTCCAGCACGACGAGGCCACCGCCGAGGCCATGGCCCGTATGCAGGAGCGGATCCTCACCGACCCCTCGGCGGCCGGCACCGTCGCCGAGCTGTGGGAGGGCCTGGCCACCGTCCTCACCGAGGCGCTGGCCGACCCGGACGGGCCCCTGCCGCGCCGGCTGGCCCTCGCCCTGGCCGACGGGGCCGGCAGCCTGGCCGGCGACCCGCGGGCCTGCGAGGTGCTCGACCGCCGCAGTGCCGAGCTGGTCGCCGGCCTGGTGGAGCGGCACGGTGCGGAGGTCGCCAGTGTGATCTCCGGGACCGTCGAGCGGTGGGACGCCCACGAGACCTCGCGCCTGCTGGAGTCCTACGTGGGGCGCGACCTGCAGTTCATCCGCATCAACGGCACGGTGGTGGGCGGCCTGGTGGGGTTCACCCTGCACGCCTTCAGTCAGATCCTGTGA
- a CDS encoding AMP-dependent synthetase/ligase produces the protein MSTLAPLSQHLRDTATAHPRVVAQRELVDEVWQEWTYAEFAERCRGLAVHLVAAGLAVGDRVAIVSPNCPAWSVVDYGAMSAGASVVPVHLASSTEQKTYVLRHSQAHVVAVLGDEELARVAGLLADEGVRQVIAIECSQDARESAATVLGAEVVDLEEAISAGHAAPASTHAEVARRIDSADLDALATVLYTSGTTGTPKAVPLTHRNLTTQFATIADRFDFTPGQRSLSFLPLSHALERAWAAFGVQQGLTIAYCRNPKEVQPLLAAAEPQVMVSVPRLYERVYAGAHANADSSRITRALFDWALRVGLRRNRRRRSGLPVEPWAEAAYRVADRLVLHRIRDVLGGPKTCMAVGGAALRREVEEFLLAADLLVSQGYGLSETSPVISCPGVRDWRFGTVGRPIAGMEVRIVPQPDGPDTPGVGEIQARGDGVFAGYLPNADGTDPNEGAFTEDGWFRTGDLGRLDEDGYLTLTGRSKEIIVTDGGRNIAPAAIEGVLDSDSLIEYSMVVGDGRPYLVAVVSPDAAACAEAFPGASARDLARAITERVTELTSDMARYERITKVVVAEEPFTMEGGELTPTLKVRRAVVADKWAEEIDALYR, from the coding sequence ATGTCGACGCTCGCGCCCCTGTCCCAGCACCTCCGCGACACCGCAACGGCCCACCCCCGGGTGGTCGCACAGCGTGAGTTGGTGGACGAGGTCTGGCAGGAGTGGACCTATGCGGAGTTCGCCGAGCGCTGCCGGGGCCTGGCCGTCCATCTGGTGGCCGCGGGCCTCGCGGTCGGCGACCGGGTGGCGATCGTCTCCCCCAACTGCCCGGCCTGGTCGGTCGTGGACTACGGCGCGATGTCCGCCGGTGCCAGCGTCGTGCCGGTCCACCTGGCCTCCAGCACCGAGCAGAAGACCTACGTGCTGCGGCACAGCCAGGCCCACGTGGTCGCGGTCCTCGGGGACGAGGAGCTCGCCCGCGTGGCCGGCCTGCTGGCGGACGAGGGGGTCCGCCAGGTGATCGCCATCGAGTGCTCGCAGGACGCCCGGGAGTCCGCGGCGACGGTGCTCGGTGCCGAGGTGGTCGACCTCGAGGAGGCCATCTCAGCCGGCCACGCCGCCCCGGCGAGCACGCACGCTGAGGTGGCTCGCCGCATCGACTCCGCGGACCTCGACGCCCTGGCGACGGTGCTCTACACCTCCGGCACGACGGGCACGCCGAAGGCAGTCCCGCTGACGCACCGCAACCTCACCACCCAGTTCGCGACCATCGCCGACCGCTTCGACTTCACCCCCGGCCAGCGCTCGCTGAGCTTCCTGCCCCTCTCGCACGCGCTGGAGCGGGCCTGGGCGGCGTTCGGTGTGCAGCAGGGGCTGACGATCGCCTACTGCCGCAACCCCAAGGAGGTGCAGCCGCTGCTGGCGGCCGCCGAGCCACAGGTGATGGTGAGCGTGCCGCGCCTGTACGAGCGCGTGTACGCCGGTGCCCACGCGAACGCGGACTCCTCCCGGATCACCCGCGCCCTGTTCGACTGGGCCCTGCGGGTGGGCCTGCGGCGCAACCGGCGGCGGAGGAGCGGACTGCCGGTGGAGCCGTGGGCCGAGGCGGCCTACCGGGTGGCCGACCGACTGGTACTCCACCGCATCCGCGACGTGCTGGGCGGGCCCAAGACCTGCATGGCCGTGGGTGGCGCGGCGCTGCGGCGGGAGGTCGAGGAGTTCCTGCTGGCGGCGGACCTGCTGGTCTCGCAGGGATACGGGCTGTCGGAGACCTCACCGGTGATCTCCTGCCCGGGGGTACGTGACTGGCGCTTCGGCACGGTGGGGCGTCCGATCGCCGGCATGGAGGTGCGGATCGTGCCCCAGCCGGATGGGCCCGACACGCCCGGAGTCGGCGAGATCCAGGCGCGTGGTGACGGGGTGTTCGCCGGCTACCTGCCCAACGCTGACGGCACCGACCCCAACGAGGGGGCGTTCACCGAGGACGGATGGTTCCGCACCGGTGACCTGGGGCGGCTCGACGAGGACGGGTACCTGACGCTGACGGGGCGTTCGAAGGAGATCATCGTCACCGACGGTGGACGCAACATCGCCCCGGCGGCCATCGAGGGGGTGCTGGACAGTGACTCCCTCATCGAGTACTCGATGGTGGTCGGTGACGGGCGGCCCTACCTGGTGGCGGTCGTCTCCCCCGATGCGGCGGCCTGTGCCGAGGCGTTCCCGGGGGCCTCTGCCCGGGACCTGGCCCGAGCCATCACCGAGCGCGTCACCGAGCTGACCTCTGACATGGCCCGCTACGAGCGGATCACCAAGGTCGTCGTGGCCGAGGAGCCGTTCACCATGGAGGGTGGGGAGCTGACGCCGACCCTGAAGGTGCGTCGGGCCGTGGTGGCCGACAAGTGGGCCGAGGAGATCGACGCCCTCTACCGCTGA
- a CDS encoding L-serine ammonia-lyase has protein sequence MALSVFDLFSIGIGPSSSHTVGPMRAAVMFAERMESEGVLERTHRIHAQLYGSLGATGVGHGSDKAVLLGLSGERPEICDPRAVEGTLEVIRREKRLPLLGKHDITFDEDTDLVLHRRKSLPVHPNGMSFTAYDEAGEVLSDHVYYSVGGGFVVNENADGDSAIVEDDTPLPHHFTTGDRLLEICRETGMTIPQVMMENEKVWRSEAEVREGLLKIWSVMQECVHNGTHASGTLPGGLKVPRRAPALWEALEEAGKESTDPLHGMDWITVYALAVNEENASGGRVVTAPTNGAAGIIPAVLHYYVDFVPGADDEGVVDFLLTAGAIGVIFKENASISGAEVGCQGEVGSACAMASGAFAQVIGGNALQVENAAEIGMEHNLGLTCDPVGGLVQIPCIERNAVASVKAITAARTALRGDGSHIVSLDKVVKTMRETGADMKVKYKETARGGLAVNVIEC, from the coding sequence GTGGCGCTCAGTGTGTTCGACCTGTTCTCGATCGGCATCGGCCCCTCCAGCTCGCACACGGTCGGCCCCATGCGCGCCGCCGTCATGTTCGCCGAGCGCATGGAGAGCGAGGGCGTCCTCGAACGCACCCACCGCATCCACGCCCAGCTGTACGGCTCCCTCGGCGCCACCGGCGTCGGCCACGGCTCCGACAAGGCCGTCCTCCTGGGCCTGTCCGGGGAGCGCCCCGAGATCTGCGACCCCCGCGCGGTCGAGGGCACCCTCGAGGTCATCCGCCGCGAGAAGCGCCTCCCCCTGCTGGGCAAGCACGACATCACCTTCGATGAGGACACCGACCTCGTCCTGCACCGCCGCAAGTCCCTCCCGGTCCACCCCAACGGCATGAGCTTCACCGCCTACGACGAGGCCGGCGAGGTCCTCAGCGACCACGTCTACTACTCCGTCGGCGGCGGCTTCGTCGTCAACGAGAACGCCGACGGCGACTCCGCCATCGTCGAGGACGACACCCCGCTGCCCCACCACTTCACCACCGGTGACCGCCTCCTGGAGATCTGCCGCGAGACCGGCATGACCATCCCCCAGGTCATGATGGAGAACGAGAAGGTCTGGCGCTCCGAGGCCGAGGTCCGTGAGGGCCTGCTCAAGATCTGGTCGGTCATGCAGGAGTGCGTCCACAACGGCACGCACGCCTCCGGCACCCTCCCCGGCGGCCTGAAGGTCCCCCGCCGCGCCCCCGCCCTGTGGGAGGCCCTCGAGGAGGCCGGCAAGGAGTCCACCGACCCGCTGCACGGCATGGACTGGATCACCGTCTACGCCCTGGCGGTCAACGAGGAGAACGCCTCCGGCGGCCGCGTGGTCACCGCCCCCACCAACGGCGCTGCCGGCATCATCCCGGCCGTCCTGCACTACTACGTCGACTTCGTGCCCGGCGCGGACGACGAGGGCGTCGTCGACTTCCTCCTCACCGCCGGCGCCATCGGCGTCATCTTCAAGGAGAACGCCTCGATCTCCGGCGCCGAGGTGGGCTGCCAGGGCGAGGTCGGCTCGGCCTGTGCCATGGCCTCCGGCGCGTTCGCCCAGGTGATCGGCGGCAACGCCCTGCAGGTAGAGAACGCCGCCGAGATCGGCATGGAGCACAACCTCGGCCTCACCTGTGATCCCGTCGGCGGCCTGGTGCAGATCCCCTGCATCGAGCGCAATGCCGTCGCCTCGGTCAAGGCGATCACCGCCGCCCGTACCGCCCTGCGCGGCGACGGCTCCCACATCGTCAGCCTGGACAAGGTCGTCAAGACGATGCGGGAGACCGGCGCCGACATGAAGGTCAAGTACAAGGAAACCGCGCGCGGCGGCCTGGCGGTGAACGTCATCGAGTGCTGA